A single Thiohalobacter thiocyanaticus DNA region contains:
- the mrcB gene encoding penicillin-binding protein 1B — protein MASRRKKTSSRKGSASRSRKKRPQRSFPWFRLLLAVLVVAAGYGVYLDATIRAKFEGQRWALPARVYAQPLELYAGLELSPARFAAALERVGYQQVPALRHPGEFSRDRSRFHLHTQRFRFWDAEEPARRLRIDFAGDRISGINELAGGRAVPIVRLEPEQIASIYPTHGEDRILVSLDAVPEFLTAALIVTEDRGFYEHSGISLRGIARALFANIRAGGVVQGGSTLTQQLVKNFFLTRERTLVRKGNEALMALLLELHYDKNEILEAYLNEVYLGQDGARSIHGFGLASRFYFGRALEALAPEQMALLVGMVKGPSYYDPRRHPQRARERRNLVLDLLAEQGRFEPAEAARLKARPLGVVEKRRLASNAHPAFLELVRHQLQRDYREEDLRSEGLRIFTTLDPLLQRTVETQAEARLGQLERGYRIEAGALQTAVIVTRYQNGEVLALLGDRDPHAAGFNRALEARRQVGSLIKPFVYLTALDSRAYSLASRLQDAPLTLDMPVGDAWQPRNYDKQFRGEVLLIDALVESLNVPTARMGLDIGLEPIIQTLRRMGYPDDIRPLPSLLLGALELTPLEVTQLYQGLAANGFRSPLQAIREVVDAEGLPLQRYPLEVQRVADPAAVSLVQYALREVARRGTAKALGARFGADTGLAGKTGTTDDLRDSWFAGYDDDRLMVVWVGRDDNRSMGLTGSQGALQLWSEIMARSGVLPSIYTPAAGVSLVEIDPASGLRADRGCEDRVQWPFIEGTAPETLAPCAHGDNSGPGNWFRQWFD, from the coding sequence ATGGCAAGCCGCCGCAAGAAAACATCCTCCCGCAAAGGTTCCGCATCCCGATCCCGCAAGAAGCGCCCGCAGCGCAGTTTTCCCTGGTTCCGGCTGCTGCTGGCAGTACTGGTGGTGGCGGCGGGGTATGGCGTCTATCTGGATGCGACCATCCGGGCCAAGTTCGAGGGCCAGCGCTGGGCGCTGCCGGCGCGTGTCTATGCCCAGCCGCTGGAACTGTATGCCGGTCTGGAACTGAGCCCGGCACGGTTTGCCGCCGCGTTGGAACGCGTGGGTTACCAGCAGGTGCCGGCCCTGCGCCATCCGGGCGAGTTCTCGCGCGACCGCAGCCGGTTTCACCTGCATACCCAACGCTTCCGCTTCTGGGATGCCGAAGAGCCGGCGCGGCGCCTGCGCATCGATTTCGCCGGCGACCGCATCAGTGGCATCAATGAACTGGCCGGCGGTCGGGCGGTGCCGATCGTCCGCCTGGAACCTGAGCAGATCGCGAGCATCTACCCCACCCACGGCGAGGACCGAATCCTGGTCAGTCTGGACGCGGTGCCGGAGTTCCTCACCGCTGCCCTGATCGTGACCGAGGACCGCGGTTTCTACGAGCACAGCGGCATCTCGCTGCGCGGCATCGCCCGCGCCCTGTTCGCCAATATCCGCGCCGGCGGAGTGGTGCAGGGCGGCAGCACCCTGACCCAGCAACTGGTCAAGAACTTCTTCCTCACCCGGGAACGGACCCTGGTGCGCAAGGGCAACGAGGCCCTGATGGCCCTGCTGCTGGAGTTGCATTACGACAAGAATGAAATCCTCGAGGCCTATCTCAACGAGGTCTACCTGGGCCAGGACGGGGCGCGCAGCATCCACGGCTTCGGTCTGGCCAGTCGCTTCTATTTCGGTCGCGCGCTGGAGGCGCTGGCCCCGGAGCAGATGGCGTTGCTGGTGGGGATGGTCAAGGGGCCGTCCTATTACGACCCGCGTCGCCATCCACAGCGGGCTCGGGAGCGGCGCAACCTGGTGCTGGACCTGCTGGCCGAACAGGGCCGGTTCGAACCCGCCGAGGCCGCCCGGCTCAAGGCCCGGCCGCTCGGCGTGGTGGAGAAACGCCGCCTGGCCAGCAACGCCCATCCCGCCTTCCTGGAACTGGTGCGCCACCAGCTGCAGCGCGACTACCGCGAGGAGGATCTGCGTTCCGAGGGTCTGCGCATCTTCACCACCCTGGATCCGCTGCTGCAGCGTACGGTCGAGACTCAGGCCGAGGCCCGGCTGGGGCAGCTGGAGCGCGGCTACCGGATCGAGGCCGGGGCCCTGCAGACCGCGGTGATCGTGACCCGCTACCAGAACGGCGAGGTGCTGGCCCTGCTCGGCGACCGCGACCCGCACGCCGCCGGCTTCAACCGGGCACTGGAGGCACGGCGCCAGGTGGGGTCCCTGATCAAGCCCTTCGTCTACCTGACCGCGCTGGATTCACGCGCCTACAGCCTGGCCAGCCGGTTGCAGGATGCCCCCCTCACCCTGGACATGCCGGTGGGCGATGCCTGGCAGCCGCGCAACTACGACAAGCAGTTCCGCGGCGAGGTGCTGCTGATCGATGCCCTGGTGGAATCACTGAACGTACCCACCGCCCGGATGGGGCTGGACATCGGGCTGGAACCGATCATCCAGACCCTGCGGCGGATGGGCTATCCGGACGACATCCGGCCGCTGCCCTCGCTGCTGCTGGGTGCGCTGGAACTGACCCCGCTGGAAGTCACCCAGCTGTATCAGGGCCTGGCGGCCAATGGTTTCCGCTCGCCGCTGCAGGCGATCCGCGAAGTGGTCGATGCCGAGGGCCTGCCGCTGCAGCGCTATCCGCTGGAGGTACAGCGGGTGGCCGATCCGGCCGCCGTATCCTTGGTACAATACGCCCTGCGCGAGGTGGCCAGGCGCGGGACCGCGAAGGCCCTGGGCGCGCGCTTCGGCGCGGACACGGGCCTGGCGGGCAAGACCGGCACTACCGACGATTTGCGCGACAGCTGGTTCGCCGGCTACGACGACGACCGCCTGATGGTGGTCTGGGTCGGGCGCGACGACAACCGCAGCATGGGGCTGACCGGCAGCCAGGGCGCGCTGCAGCTGTGGAGCGAGATCATGGCGCGCAGCGGGGTGTTGCCCTCGATCTACACCCCGGCGGCCGGGGTGAGTCTGGTCGAAATCGACCCGGCCAGCGGACTGCGGGCCGACCGTGGCTGCGAGGATCGGGTACAATGGCCCTTCATCGAGGGCACCGCGCCCGAAACCCTGGCGCCCTGCGCCCATGGCGACAACTCCGGCCCCGGCAACTGGTTCAGGCAATGGTTCGATTGA
- a CDS encoding tetratricopeptide repeat protein has product MTQILLRFLPLSALLLAACATAPPGERAPVIDAGSPAESDIGGAVSSSPRSVDQAPTTVEVIPLERAAPPAGSPAVASLLGQAEAASRERDWSAAAVSLERGLRIEPRNPVLWNRLAEVRLQQGQFRQAEQLAAKSNSLAGGDRLLQTRNWRLIARARRQLGDEPGAVEAERRAEAFR; this is encoded by the coding sequence TTGACACAAATCCTGCTGCGTTTTCTGCCGCTGAGCGCTCTGCTGCTCGCGGCCTGCGCCACCGCGCCGCCGGGCGAGCGTGCCCCGGTGATCGACGCCGGCAGTCCGGCGGAATCGGATATCGGCGGCGCTGTGTCAAGCTCACCCCGCAGCGTGGATCAGGCCCCCACGACCGTGGAGGTAATACCGTTGGAGCGCGCCGCCCCGCCGGCCGGCAGCCCGGCCGTGGCCAGCCTGCTCGGTCAGGCCGAGGCGGCCAGCCGCGAGCGTGACTGGTCGGCGGCGGCCGTGTCACTGGAACGCGGTCTGCGCATCGAGCCGCGCAATCCGGTGCTGTGGAACCGTCTGGCCGAGGTCCGGCTGCAGCAGGGCCAGTTCCGCCAGGCCGAACAACTGGCGGCCAAATCGAACAGCCTCGCCGGCGGCGATCGCCTGCTGCAGACGCGCAACTGGCGCCTGATCGCCCGGGCCCGACGCCAGCTGGGGGACGAACCCGGCGCGGTGGAGGCCGAACGCCGGGCAGAAGCCTTTCGCTAA